In a genomic window of Spirochaetota bacterium:
- a CDS encoding acetyl-CoA C-acetyltransferase, translating into MNRAVIVSAVRTPLGNFNGSLSAIPATQLGAIVIEEAIRRAGIAKEVVDEVIMGQVLPCGCGQNPARQAAIKANLPWEVECLTINKVCGSGLKAIMLAAQAIACGDANVVVAGGMENMSMAPYYLEKARFGYRMGDGVLKDHMVHDGLWDVVNDFHMGISNELCSEKYNVSREEQDRYAALSYQRALSAIEAEKFKEEIVPITISQKQKEILFDTDECPKPTPYEVLAKMKPAFKEGGVTTAGNASIISDGAAAVVVMSEKKAHELGSTILATIGAQASAGIDMKYVLMAPIFAIPKCLKKEGVQLQDIDLYEINEAFSGSTVGVIKELGLDISKVNVNGGSVALGHPIGASGARVLVTLLYEMMRQDKHLGLASLCLGGGEAVALIVKR; encoded by the coding sequence ATGAATAGGGCTGTTATTGTAAGCGCGGTAAGAACCCCCTTGGGAAATTTCAATGGTTCATTATCAGCAATACCCGCAACACAGTTGGGTGCTATTGTTATTGAAGAGGCTATACGTAGAGCAGGAATTGCAAAAGAAGTTGTTGATGAAGTTATAATGGGGCAGGTGCTTCCCTGTGGTTGTGGACAAAATCCCGCACGACAGGCAGCTATCAAGGCTAATCTTCCCTGGGAAGTAGAATGCCTTACCATAAATAAAGTATGTGGCTCGGGCTTAAAGGCAATTATGCTTGCAGCACAGGCAATTGCATGTGGCGATGCTAATGTAGTGGTAGCTGGTGGCATGGAAAATATGAGCATGGCACCATATTATTTAGAAAAAGCCCGCTTTGGATACAGGATGGGTGATGGAGTGCTTAAAGACCATATGGTGCATGATGGATTATGGGATGTGGTCAATGATTTTCATATGGGTATTTCCAATGAACTGTGTTCAGAAAAATATAATGTGAGCAGGGAAGAACAGGACCGCTACGCTGCGCTGTCATACCAAAGAGCCTTAAGTGCAATAGAAGCTGAGAAATTTAAAGAGGAGATAGTTCCGATAACTATCTCACAAAAACAAAAAGAGATTCTCTTTGATACTGATGAATGCCCAAAGCCAACACCGTATGAGGTTTTAGCAAAAATGAAGCCTGCATTTAAAGAGGGTGGCGTTACCACTGCTGGTAATGCATCTATAATTAGTGATGGTGCGGCGGCGGTTGTGGTAATGTCAGAGAAAAAGGCACACGAGCTTGGAAGCACAATATTGGCAACAATTGGAGCACAGGCTTCAGCAGGAATCGATATGAAGTATGTCCTTATGGCACCGATATTTGCAATTCCCAAATGCCTAAAAAAAGAAGGGGTACAATTACAGGATATTGACCTTTATGAAATTAATGAAGCCTTCAGTGGCTCAACGGTAGGTGTAATAAAAGAGTTGGGACTTGATATTAGCAAAGTTAATGTAAATGGTGGCAGTGTTGCATTGGGACATCCCATAGGAGCAAGTGGTGCGCGTGTGCTGGTGACGCTGCTGTACGAAATGATGCGGCAGGATAAACATTTAGGGTTAGCGTCACTTTGCCTGGGTGGTGGTGAGGCAGTTGCGTTAATTGTAAAAAGATAA
- a CDS encoding 3-hydroxyacyl-CoA dehydrogenase NAD-binding domain-containing protein, whose protein sequence is MKIDNIKTIGIVGAGQMGSGIACVAALSGFNVILYDITEELAQKGVTYIDRVLAKNVDKGKMTLEEK, encoded by the coding sequence GTGAAGATAGATAACATAAAGACTATTGGTATTGTTGGAGCAGGGCAGATGGGTTCAGGTATTGCCTGTGTTGCAGCACTTAGTGGTTTCAATGTTATTCTCTACGATATTACAGAAGAATTGGCACAAAAAGGTGTAACGTACATCGATAGGGTGCTTGCCAAAAATGTCGATAAAGGAAAGATGACTCTGGAAGAAAAA
- a CDS encoding glycogen/starch synthase, with protein sequence MLTKVSTQSSLCRFAISDEEKLSDEKVKEEIRKAFEELRAFPFTVNSAIINSLKSGADISSFKDSFIAIRNDIFTSITDSPQAQEKIISDVRLQNRILDAITKIHNIIAAGDFTSLSTRRFVLIKERPNWPTLFYISPTSAVLSHVGQGPQWTEIPTIYLGLNIFNVLALDKDKKFDEAFYWLLKVEERAIETGYSHIEVYPPHVSRALNALLDEVIRIATISEVEFKEVPERKKIRPFTVRNRESFLRMLNARTPDDNFDFEKNLKAIRSLERLARRYKKGYDFNSLREIVRLLVAASGHDIHEIRNNANILLERIFAPKEFDAPLATTFVNCAAGSEHTFKFSIPDEGDYFVRIFSYAGNNPFPLEQDITFIDIDLSYDETKSIYTATYTFNELGHYDFLVYRKRKKRPQWVQYEGCSGRINVIPDVRGQIVLEIFPDIHGHTRIYWMDEEHPGLVYNEHGEVIRLGRFSDITAHLEDLKERYHITALYLLGVQKRGTNREDWAPEATSPSPFSPMSLVEIEDFLGGEKEFMELVAKAHAMDIKIIIDVVPHLNRRSTELPDEYAVKCYDDSGNLVIRASTDGRYGSWNDGKLLNYRKFEVWEWLINSVCTLIDKYDIDGIRFDSAHAVPIMMKKNNYPFVWGQYRSLESLVEGEIIVNDREDGHFITTGYYDSACRDQIAIPFHYLLMSRIAQKLKEKNKTFFVHLAECYWGHERYLTRSGIIPYNSALFKICEGIIHGTTDVREVYHFYDNYLPYALPPGTELLGILGNHDERRALNTFGHRGLRAAIGLTIFMNNIIMDYEGSAEGENWKVYLDNIYVNWNQFEYVAHRSLESFYRQWYRFHRNNKGKGYLIWANNHLVAASIKFTEHTIWIGVFNFADSSQNVALQFDNPRLPIDDNAYYKVVDPVYSPITKHYSYYTGRELKASKIYTVVSYTDRIKLLKLEPVSDIAPLYNDFLKDSLFRLYSISNPENFKSNFMFLESIAHLSSFERFIAFLKEQIIAQFYPQYKNFIEIGFKRILFYMFKFGFKSGNNILKLIDDLASHEDTNISDLGKSIQFHNRRGPIIFVSAEAEPFSKSGGLANVVYELPREMVSLGEEVIVITPKYRLGDEKAMEKMNNALNKYNVQYTGKNVRFMIENISYEVGVHYAQVDGIHYYLLDHHEFFDGLYWGYTGQEKLRRRIAFARATAELITTFGLYPLFVITNDAYTGIFNGIVRSDHVYYDNPNFKRTSFFHIIHNGGWQYFDSYHRYEDGKDLFSLFNLPHWRFNDFSDPNDYNKINCMATGIRFADRVITVSPSYAKQIEKACDGLEKILHNVIGISNALGVDFKNRILMRFHNSGFVDEHYPKMIEAVKTNTSIYEKIQKRYPEILEGIRNCEKIKDPLRREYVTHIRNKLCFQHKFGFAIDPDIILFSMIHRIAEQKGFQLLLEASYGIFTTLGFQGFIGGAVAWGDQRGSELATGLLHLQGYYPKNVHVNLGFQDISVPLLCTDVFLMPSLHEPGGISQLEALACGCLVVARATGGLRDTVIPIRVKESSVEGNGFLFSDFTPSSFYDAMQRCAEFFNKNDDTTKALARQNAMQSVYYWDKPAKEYINVLYSHKEIVRVV encoded by the coding sequence ATGCTTACAAAAGTTTCCACCCAAAGCAGTTTGTGCCGATTTGCCATTAGCGATGAGGAAAAGCTGTCCGATGAAAAGGTAAAAGAAGAAATAAGGAAAGCGTTTGAGGAACTTCGCGCATTCCCTTTCACCGTAAATTCAGCCATTATTAATTCTTTAAAAAGCGGTGCAGATATCTCATCTTTTAAAGATTCCTTTATTGCTATACGGAATGACATTTTCACTTCAATTACCGATAGCCCACAGGCACAGGAAAAGATAATATCTGATGTTAGATTACAGAACAGAATTCTAGATGCAATCACCAAAATCCATAACATAATTGCTGCAGGTGATTTTACTTCTCTATCAACACGGCGTTTTGTGCTAATCAAAGAACGGCCTAACTGGCCCACGTTATTTTATATTTCACCTACAAGTGCTGTGTTATCCCATGTTGGACAAGGCCCGCAATGGACTGAAATACCCACTATTTATTTGGGATTAAATATTTTCAATGTTTTAGCTTTAGACAAAGATAAAAAATTTGATGAAGCATTTTACTGGCTTTTAAAGGTTGAAGAGCGGGCAATAGAAACTGGTTATTCTCATATTGAGGTGTATCCTCCTCATGTATCTCGTGCTCTGAATGCACTGCTTGATGAAGTAATCCGTATTGCAACAATTTCAGAAGTTGAATTTAAGGAAGTACCTGAAAGAAAAAAAATAAGACCCTTTACTGTCCGCAACCGTGAAAGCTTTTTAAGGATGCTCAATGCTCGAACACCGGATGATAATTTTGATTTTGAAAAAAATCTCAAAGCTATACGCTCCCTTGAACGCCTAGCTCGTCGATATAAAAAAGGATATGATTTTAATTCGTTACGTGAAATTGTTCGCCTTTTGGTTGCAGCTTCAGGCCATGATATACACGAAATTCGTAATAATGCCAATATTCTCCTTGAGCGCATCTTTGCACCCAAGGAGTTTGATGCACCACTTGCCACTACATTTGTAAACTGTGCAGCTGGTAGTGAACATACATTTAAATTTTCCATACCCGATGAAGGTGATTATTTTGTGCGTATTTTCTCATATGCAGGCAACAACCCATTCCCTCTTGAGCAGGATATCACATTCATTGATATTGATCTATCCTATGATGAAACAAAAAGCATCTATACAGCAACGTATACATTCAATGAATTAGGTCATTATGATTTCCTTGTGTACCGTAAAAGGAAAAAACGCCCACAGTGGGTTCAATATGAAGGCTGTAGCGGCAGAATAAACGTTATCCCTGATGTTCGTGGGCAAATTGTACTGGAGATATTTCCTGATATACACGGCCATACACGCATCTACTGGATGGATGAAGAGCATCCCGGTTTGGTTTACAATGAACACGGCGAAGTCATTCGCTTGGGACGTTTCAGCGACATTACGGCACACCTTGAGGATTTAAAAGAACGCTATCATATAACTGCCCTGTATCTTTTGGGTGTGCAGAAGCGTGGTACAAACCGCGAAGACTGGGCACCTGAGGCAACTTCGCCTTCACCGTTTTCACCAATGAGCTTAGTAGAGATAGAAGATTTTCTAGGTGGTGAAAAGGAGTTTATGGAGCTTGTTGCAAAAGCTCATGCAATGGATATTAAAATCATCATCGACGTCGTACCTCACCTTAACCGCCGCAGTACAGAGCTTCCTGATGAGTATGCAGTTAAATGCTATGACGACAGCGGCAATTTAGTCATTCGTGCTTCAACTGATGGAAGATACGGCAGTTGGAATGATGGCAAATTATTGAATTACCGCAAGTTTGAAGTATGGGAATGGCTCATTAACAGTGTGTGTACACTAATAGACAAATATGACATTGATGGTATACGTTTTGATTCAGCACATGCTGTCCCCATCATGATGAAAAAGAACAATTATCCCTTTGTATGGGGTCAGTATCGCTCATTAGAATCATTAGTTGAAGGTGAAATAATAGTAAATGACAGGGAAGATGGGCATTTTATAACAACCGGATATTATGATAGTGCCTGCAGGGATCAGATTGCTATCCCCTTTCATTATCTTTTAATGAGCCGCATTGCACAAAAGCTGAAAGAGAAAAACAAAACGTTTTTCGTGCACTTAGCCGAATGCTACTGGGGCCATGAACGATATCTTACCCGCAGTGGTATAATTCCGTACAATTCTGCCCTTTTCAAGATATGCGAAGGGATCATTCATGGTACCACTGATGTCCGGGAGGTGTACCATTTTTATGATAACTATCTCCCATACGCGTTACCGCCAGGTACTGAGCTATTAGGCATTCTAGGAAATCATGATGAGCGGCGTGCACTTAATACATTTGGCCATAGGGGACTGAGGGCTGCTATTGGTCTTACTATTTTTATGAATAACATCATTATGGATTATGAAGGCAGCGCCGAGGGTGAAAACTGGAAGGTATATCTTGACAACATCTATGTTAACTGGAATCAATTTGAATATGTAGCACACCGTAGTCTTGAATCATTTTACCGCCAATGGTATAGGTTTCATCGCAACAATAAGGGCAAAGGATATTTGATATGGGCAAATAATCATCTTGTCGCAGCATCAATAAAATTCACAGAACATACAATATGGATTGGGGTTTTTAATTTTGCCGATAGCTCTCAGAATGTTGCATTGCAGTTTGATAACCCGCGTCTACCCATTGATGACAATGCCTATTATAAAGTGGTTGACCCTGTATATTCTCCCATTACCAAACATTACAGCTACTATACCGGCAGAGAACTCAAGGCTTCAAAGATTTATACGGTTGTATCCTACACTGACAGAATCAAGCTATTAAAATTAGAACCAGTCTCTGACATTGCTCCCTTGTACAATGATTTCCTTAAGGATTCACTATTCAGACTTTATTCAATCAGCAATCCTGAAAATTTTAAATCAAATTTTATGTTCCTTGAATCAATAGCGCATCTTTCCTCTTTTGAGAGGTTTATTGCGTTTCTTAAAGAGCAAATAATTGCACAATTTTACCCTCAATATAAAAATTTCATTGAGATTGGATTTAAACGAATTCTTTTTTATATGTTTAAATTTGGGTTTAAATCAGGTAACAACATACTGAAACTAATTGATGACCTGGCATCTCATGAAGATACTAATATATCTGATTTAGGTAAAAGTATACAATTCCATAATAGGCGAGGCCCAATCATTTTTGTATCAGCCGAAGCAGAACCATTTTCCAAAAGCGGTGGCCTTGCTAACGTTGTATATGAACTGCCGCGCGAGATGGTTAGCTTAGGTGAAGAAGTCATTGTCATAACACCTAAATACCGCCTGGGTGATGAAAAGGCAATGGAGAAAATGAACAATGCATTGAATAAATATAACGTCCAGTATACTGGCAAAAACGTACGTTTTATGATAGAAAATATATCCTACGAGGTTGGAGTCCATTATGCACAGGTTGATGGCATCCATTATTATCTTTTAGACCACCATGAATTTTTTGATGGCTTGTATTGGGGTTATACAGGGCAAGAGAAGTTACGGCGGCGTATTGCATTTGCCCGCGCTACAGCTGAACTTATCACGACGTTTGGTCTGTATCCTCTTTTCGTCATAACCAACGATGCATATACTGGTATCTTCAATGGTATTGTCCGCAGTGATCATGTATACTATGATAATCCAAACTTTAAACGGACATCATTCTTCCATATAATCCATAATGGAGGCTGGCAGTATTTTGATTCATACCATCGCTATGAAGACGGCAAAGATCTATTCTCGTTGTTTAATCTACCTCACTGGCGCTTTAATGATTTTTCTGATCCTAATGATTATAATAAAATAAACTGTATGGCAACCGGTATTCGATTTGCTGACAGGGTTATAACTGTTAGCCCTTCGTATGCAAAGCAAATAGAAAAAGCCTGTGATGGTCTTGAAAAAATTCTACACAATGTAATTGGCATAAGCAATGCACTGGGAGTTGATTTTAAGAACAGGATACTTATGCGCTTTCACAATTCAGGATTTGTTGACGAGCATTACCCAAAAATGATTGAAGCTGTAAAGACTAATACATCAATCTATGAAAAAATTCAAAAGCGGTACCCTGAAATACTAGAAGGCATCCGCAATTGCGAAAAGATTAAAGACCCATTACGTCGTGAATACGTAACTCACATTAGGAATAAGCTCTGTTTTCAACATAAATTTGGTTTTGCAATTGACCCTGATATTATTTTGTTTTCCATGATACACCGCATCGCAGAACAAAAAGGCTTTCAACTTCTATTAGAAGCATCGTACGGGATATTTACTACATTGGGCTTTCAGGGTTTCATTGGTGGTGCAGTTGCCTGGGGTGACCAGCGTGGAAGTGAGCTTGCAACAGGCCTACTCCACCTTCAGGGCTATTATCCAAAAAATGTACATGTCAATTTAGGATTTCAGGATATCAGTGTGCCACTGTTGTGCACTGATGTATTTTTAATGCCATCACTGCATGAACCCGGTGGCATATCCCAGCTAGAAGCATTAGCATGTGGTTGCTTAGTTGTTGCACGTGCAACTGGTGGGTTGCGCGATACTGTTATTCCCATTCGCGTGAAAGAGTCATCCGTTGAAGGGAATGGATTTTTATTTTCCGACTTTACCCCTTCGTCTTTCTATGATGCAATGCAACGATGTGCTGAATTTTTTAATAAAAACGATGATACAACAAAAGCACTAGCACGCCAAAATGCTATGCAGTCAGTCTATTACTGGGACAAACCTGCAAAGGAATATATTAATGTATTGTATTCGCATAAGGAAATTGTACGGGTGGTATAA